A single window of Bacteroidales bacterium DNA harbors:
- a CDS encoding TonB-dependent receptor — protein MKHLIITFLSIVLTTQPALPLRAQNLTGTVFELDENSKKNPLPGANVYWLETLQGSATDLRGYFEIPRPDQKNDTLVISYVGYQNDTLAIEADQQYVDVILAVVTSLPETIITGWQPDKYISRMNPVATEVITSRELLKAACCNLSESFETNASVDVNYADAVSGAKTIQLLGLAGIYTQMMSENFPNLRGLASAFGLGYVPGPWMESIQVSKGASSVLNGYESITGQINVEYKKPSGSEKFYLNLFGDHMGRLEANANGAVKLSDHWSTAVFGHYDERFVRQDMNHDAFIDQPLVRQFSFFNRWEYQGSTPWHIQFGAKILDEDRLSGQMEYDKNLPQEEQPDVYGIEIDTRRYEAFAKIGRVFEQRRETSFGFINSFSYHDQQTRSGLNTYVGDQVSWHSNFIFSTFIRTADHKINAGWSVNYDDFNESYNDSIFRSKEVVPGLFTEYTFLVPDKFTLLAGLRVDFHSRYGTFFTPRLHLKYHPDEHTTLRISAGRGSRTAHIFAENTSILFSSRYVTVSEPLKQEIAWIAGISVNRHFEIGSRELTLSADFYRTSFVNQVIMDMERDRQHIYFYNLDGKSYSNSLQIEVTVNPVDRLDITVAYRLNDVKATYDGELLRKPLVNRYKGLFTASYKTNLNKWQFDVTAQLNGDSRLNDTQGNPEEYRRPGESPVYVILNSQVSKFFRKWDLYVGVENLTGFTQKDPIIAADQPFGEYFDASQVWGPIVGRKVYAGVRVKF, from the coding sequence ATGAAACACCTGATCATCACTTTCCTGTCAATCGTCCTGACAACGCAACCAGCCCTTCCCCTCCGGGCCCAGAATCTTACGGGGACGGTTTTTGAGCTGGATGAAAACAGCAAAAAGAATCCACTGCCCGGGGCAAATGTTTACTGGCTGGAAACTCTGCAGGGCAGCGCTACCGACCTGCGTGGGTATTTTGAGATTCCCCGGCCTGATCAGAAGAATGATACGCTAGTGATCAGCTACGTGGGTTACCAGAATGACACCCTTGCCATTGAAGCGGACCAGCAATACGTCGATGTCATCCTTGCGGTAGTGACAAGCCTGCCTGAAACGATCATAACCGGCTGGCAACCTGATAAGTACATATCAAGGATGAACCCGGTCGCCACCGAGGTCATCACCAGCAGGGAACTGCTCAAAGCGGCCTGCTGCAACCTTTCCGAAAGTTTTGAGACGAACGCATCAGTGGATGTGAATTATGCGGATGCCGTTTCCGGCGCCAAAACCATTCAACTGCTTGGGCTGGCAGGTATTTACACCCAAATGATGTCGGAAAATTTTCCCAATCTTAGGGGACTGGCATCTGCATTTGGACTCGGGTACGTTCCTGGCCCCTGGATGGAGTCCATCCAGGTTTCCAAAGGTGCGTCTTCTGTCTTGAATGGCTATGAGTCCATCACCGGGCAAATCAATGTTGAGTACAAGAAACCATCCGGCAGTGAAAAATTTTACCTTAACCTGTTCGGAGATCACATGGGGAGGTTGGAAGCCAACGCAAACGGGGCTGTAAAGCTGAGCGACCACTGGAGCACAGCAGTCTTCGGACATTATGACGAGCGTTTTGTGAGGCAGGACATGAACCACGATGCGTTCATTGACCAGCCGCTGGTGAGGCAGTTCAGCTTTTTCAACCGCTGGGAATACCAGGGTTCCACCCCCTGGCATATCCAGTTCGGCGCAAAGATCCTCGACGAAGACCGGTTAAGCGGCCAGATGGAGTACGACAAGAACCTTCCTCAGGAGGAACAGCCGGATGTCTATGGAATCGAAATCGATACCCGACGTTATGAAGCTTTTGCCAAGATCGGGCGGGTTTTTGAACAACGGAGGGAAACGAGTTTTGGCTTCATTAACAGCTTCTCTTATCACGACCAGCAAACGCGTTCCGGATTGAACACCTACGTTGGTGACCAGGTGAGCTGGCATTCCAATTTCATTTTCAGTACGTTTATCCGTACGGCTGACCATAAGATCAACGCAGGCTGGAGCGTGAACTACGACGATTTCAATGAGTCATACAACGACAGTATCTTCCGGAGCAAAGAAGTGGTTCCGGGACTATTTACGGAGTATACATTCCTTGTTCCTGACAAATTCACTCTGCTGGCAGGGTTGCGCGTTGACTTTCATTCGCGCTACGGTACATTCTTTACACCGCGCCTGCATCTGAAATACCATCCGGATGAGCATACAACGCTGCGGATCTCGGCTGGACGGGGCTCCCGTACGGCCCATATTTTTGCTGAGAATACATCCATTCTGTTCTCTTCCCGATATGTTACCGTCAGTGAACCACTTAAGCAGGAGATTGCCTGGATTGCTGGTATATCCGTCAACCGGCATTTCGAGATCGGCAGCAGGGAACTGACACTGAGCGCAGATTTTTACAGGACCAGCTTCGTGAACCAGGTCATCATGGATATGGAAAGGGACCGGCAACATATCTATTTCTATAACCTCGACGGGAAATCGTATTCCAATAGCCTTCAAATCGAGGTCACGGTCAATCCTGTGGACAGGCTTGACATAACAGTTGCCTACAGGTTGAATGACGTGAAAGCGACGTATGACGGTGAACTTCTGCGTAAACCATTGGTCAACAGGTACAAAGGACTATTCACTGCCAGTTACAAAACGAATCTGAACAAATGGCAGTTCGATGTCACGGCGCAGCTCAATGGCGACAGCCGTCTTAATGACACGCAGGGCAACCCTGAGGAGTATCGGCGACCGGGGGAATCGCCTGTGTATGTCATTTTGAACTCGCAGGTATCCAAATTCTTCCGGAAGTGGGACCTTTACGTGGGGGTGGAGAACCTGACCGGTTTTACACAGAAAGATCCCATCATCGCTGCAGATCAGCCTTTCGGGGAATACTTTGACGCCTCCCAGGTCTGGGGGCCGATCGTGGGCAGGAAGGTGTATGCGGGGGTGAGGGTGAAGTTTTAG
- a CDS encoding 2-phosphosulfolactate phosphatase has protein sequence MATTSFTIEVCFSPRLFKYIQTREDCIVVVADVLRASTSICSALRNGAIKILPVATLQEAMKFKEKGLLVAAERNGAKVDFADFGNSPFDFIPNKLKGKILVYTTTNGTRAIEIAREAGTVAIGSFVNRHALSKWIVRQAKPVVILCAGWKNQFNLEDAVFCGSLIESLVAQKEYVTGCDSSSAALDLWSVAKGNLLQYIEKTSHRKRLKLLGADDVLEHTFTLDSTDVVPVLDGDYIRDVSRII, from the coding sequence ATGGCCACAACCTCCTTTACCATTGAAGTATGTTTCTCTCCCAGGTTGTTCAAGTACATACAAACACGGGAGGACTGCATCGTAGTTGTTGCTGATGTCCTCAGGGCATCTACCTCCATTTGCTCGGCCCTTCGGAACGGGGCCATCAAGATCCTGCCAGTGGCCACGTTGCAGGAAGCCATGAAATTCAAAGAAAAGGGTCTGCTGGTGGCCGCGGAACGAAATGGTGCTAAGGTTGACTTTGCCGATTTCGGAAATTCCCCGTTCGATTTTATACCCAATAAACTGAAGGGTAAAATCCTTGTCTATACCACCACCAATGGCACCCGGGCCATAGAGATCGCCAGGGAAGCGGGGACAGTGGCCATCGGAAGTTTTGTCAACCGTCACGCGCTGAGCAAATGGATCGTACGGCAGGCAAAACCGGTGGTGATCCTGTGCGCGGGCTGGAAAAATCAGTTCAACCTGGAGGATGCCGTTTTTTGCGGTTCCCTGATCGAATCCCTGGTTGCACAGAAAGAGTATGTCACCGGGTGCGATTCGTCATCCGCAGCACTTGATCTCTGGTCCGTTGCAAAAGGTAACCTTCTTCAATACATCGAAAAAACTTCTCACCGGAAACGGCTGAAGCTGCTCGGCGCCGATGACGTCCTGGAGCATACCTTTACGCTGGATAGTACCGATGTGGTCCCGGTACTTGATGGGGACTACATCAGGGACGTTTCCCGCATCATTTAA
- a CDS encoding tetratricopeptide repeat protein, whose translation MTVTSPKRSRKQAQSSVEKNTLTALLPCILIFCTLLTFLPVIRNDFVNFDDVRLITSNPLVINGKDVLVKDFFLKNLYSPHYKPLVFLSWNIECRLFGLNPKVFHLNNLLLHICNVILLWYLSRLLITRIPYRGRKMTVREHNLLHKGLPFLMALLFALHPLHVESIAWASERKDLLCTFFYLMSLIFYTRQGLAKKPVLLILSALCYLLVIGSKAMGITLFAVLFLVDLIIDKKFSAGYIFEKLPHLAVLITALFLYGLLGNFTAYANGLTDGIVNDGSKAYPTHLAGLSPGYLRVLVISTRIMLWLQHIILPVKLSPLYMQKTIVEMLGYGIHLLPLLLMVIILLTLLYRKKSPYLCIGFLFFLITLTPGLAIDERGVGVYIPDRYTYIPLIGILASMTGIAGHLILMNTKLRPIVLATCLSVIVLYGISSHRLCHMWKNGETLWSHVLDRYPGEAAAWNGRGNYYNQKGDTLKALNDFNRAIALDPACYWAYNGRARIYCSRGELDSALQDYLLITRVDPWFTEGFTNLGAVYGMKGQYEKALKALERAHRLKPSDPDILLNRGVTYLNLKDYVRCIIDLQAYLQYKPGNADVINTLGVCYLRLGQVDEAVAEFQTALQLKPDFEICKNNLRLCQREEKGERRNEK comes from the coding sequence ATGACTGTAACATCCCCGAAGCGATCCCGGAAGCAAGCTCAAAGTTCCGTGGAGAAAAACACACTCACGGCCCTCCTGCCCTGCATCCTTATTTTCTGCACGCTCCTGACCTTTTTGCCTGTCATCCGCAACGACTTTGTCAACTTCGATGATGTCAGGTTAATAACCAGCAATCCATTGGTAATCAATGGAAAAGATGTGCTGGTAAAGGATTTTTTTCTAAAGAACCTGTACAGCCCCCATTATAAACCACTGGTCTTTCTTTCCTGGAACATCGAATGCAGGCTCTTTGGCCTGAACCCGAAAGTTTTCCATCTTAATAATCTTCTGTTGCACATCTGCAATGTCATTCTCCTCTGGTACCTGAGCCGTTTACTCATCACCCGGATCCCATACCGGGGCCGGAAAATGACAGTCCGGGAGCATAACCTGCTCCATAAGGGTCTTCCTTTCCTGATGGCACTCTTGTTCGCGCTGCATCCTCTCCACGTGGAATCCATCGCCTGGGCATCGGAAAGAAAAGACCTGCTCTGCACTTTTTTTTACCTTATGTCACTGATTTTCTACACCCGACAGGGGTTGGCCAAAAAGCCGGTCCTGTTGATCCTCTCGGCTTTGTGCTACCTGTTGGTAATTGGTTCAAAGGCAATGGGGATAACGTTGTTTGCCGTCCTTTTCCTTGTTGACCTGATCATTGATAAAAAATTCTCCGCAGGATATATTTTCGAGAAACTCCCCCACCTGGCAGTGCTTATCACGGCACTGTTTCTCTATGGGTTATTGGGCAACTTCACCGCCTATGCCAATGGTCTGACCGATGGCATCGTGAATGACGGCAGTAAAGCATATCCCACCCATCTGGCCGGTCTGTCACCCGGCTATTTAAGGGTGCTGGTCATCTCCACCAGGATCATGCTCTGGTTGCAGCACATCATCCTGCCGGTCAAACTCTCGCCATTATATATGCAGAAAACCATCGTTGAAATGCTGGGCTACGGGATCCACCTTCTGCCGCTTTTACTGATGGTCATCATTCTCCTGACCCTTCTGTACAGAAAAAAGTCGCCTTACTTGTGCATAGGATTCTTGTTTTTCCTGATCACACTAACCCCTGGTCTGGCCATTGATGAGCGTGGGGTGGGCGTTTACATCCCGGATCGTTATACCTACATCCCCTTGATCGGCATTCTGGCATCAATGACAGGGATTGCAGGTCATTTGATTCTGATGAACACAAAGCTTCGTCCCATTGTTCTGGCAACCTGCCTGTCCGTCATTGTCCTGTACGGTATTTCCTCCCATCGCCTGTGCCATATGTGGAAGAACGGGGAAACCCTGTGGTCACACGTGCTGGACAGGTATCCCGGAGAGGCGGCTGCCTGGAACGGAAGGGGCAATTATTACAACCAAAAAGGAGACACTCTTAAGGCATTGAATGACTTCAACCGGGCCATTGCGCTTGATCCGGCCTGCTACTGGGCGTATAACGGCCGTGCCAGGATCTATTGCAGCAGAGGCGAACTTGACAGCGCGCTGCAGGATTATTTGCTGATCACACGGGTCGATCCCTGGTTCACGGAAGGCTTTACAAACCTTGGCGCCGTCTACGGAATGAAAGGGCAATATGAAAAGGCATTGAAAGCACTGGAAAGGGCGCACCGGCTAAAACCCTCCGATCCTGATATATTGCTAAACCGTGGCGTGACCTACCTGAACCTGAAGGACTATGTTCGCTGTATTATTGATCTGCAAGCCTATCTTCAGTACAAACCAGGCAATGCAGATGTCATCAACACGCTGGGTGTTTGCTATCTTCGACTGGGGCAGGTTGATGAAGCGGTGGCGGAATTTCAAACTGCCCTGCAGCTAAAACCGGACTTTGAAATATGCAAGAATAACCTGCGGCTGTGTCAAAGAGAGGAGAAAGGAGAGAGGAGAAATGAGAAATGA
- the clpP gene encoding ATP-dependent Clp endopeptidase proteolytic subunit ClpP: MNKDEFRKYAVGHKGINSLALDKYASTIGNYISPTIIEERQLNIATMDVFSRLMMDRIIFLGVPIDDYVANIIQAQLLFLESVDSRKDIQIYLNTPGGQVYAGLGIYDTMQYIAPDIATICTGMAASMGAILLCAGTKGKRTALKHARILIHQPMGGAQGQASDIEITAKEIQKIKKELYEIIALHTNQPFKKIWKDSDRDYWMTAEEARVYGMIDEVLIKNKS, from the coding sequence ATGAACAAGGATGAATTCAGAAAATATGCAGTCGGACACAAGGGAATAAACAGTCTTGCCCTAGATAAATACGCCTCAACAATCGGGAATTACATCTCCCCCACGATCATCGAGGAACGGCAGCTGAACATCGCCACGATGGATGTTTTTTCCCGGCTGATGATGGACAGGATCATTTTCCTGGGTGTACCGATCGATGACTATGTTGCCAACATCATCCAGGCACAGCTGCTGTTTTTGGAGTCAGTGGATTCCCGCAAGGATATCCAGATCTATTTGAACACCCCGGGGGGACAGGTCTATGCCGGGCTGGGCATTTACGATACGATGCAGTACATTGCCCCGGATATTGCCACCATCTGTACCGGGATGGCAGCTTCCATGGGAGCCATCCTGTTATGTGCCGGTACCAAGGGAAAGCGCACCGCGCTGAAGCATGCCCGTATCCTGATCCATCAACCTATGGGCGGCGCACAGGGACAGGCTTCGGACATCGAGATCACGGCGAAGGAGATCCAGAAGATCAAGAAGGAGCTCTACGAGATCATTGCCCTGCATACCAATCAGCCCTTTAAAAAGATCTGGAAAGATTCAGACAGGGATTACTGGATGACGGCTGAAGAGGCAAGGGTCTATGGCATGATTGACGAAGTGCTCATTAAGAACAAGAGCTGA
- the gcvT gene encoding glycine cleavage system aminomethyltransferase GcvT, producing MKFTAFTKFHEQQGAKMVEFAGFWMPVQFEGVNVEHETVRNGVGVFDVSHMGEFWIRGPRSLDLIQYITSNDASRLTDGKVQYSCFPNGKGGIVDDLLVYRMADQEYLLVVNAANIEKDWNWVKLHGEKMGLKTGTEMVNASDEYAQLAVQGPLAMKAMQKLTPEPVVDMEYYTHRTVEFAGVKDVLFATTGYTGSGGCEIYMKNEVAPLIYEAVFEAGKEFGIKPIGLGARDTLRLEMGFCLYGNDIDDATSPIEAGLGWITKFTDYKNFIDKEYLLRQKQEGVTRRLKGFEMIDRGIPRQHYPILNEAGERIGEVTSGTMAPTLKKAVGMGYVKNGYWDQDKEIYIDIRGKSLKAKIVKLPFYQP from the coding sequence ATGAAATTTACAGCTTTTACAAAGTTCCACGAGCAGCAGGGAGCAAAGATGGTTGAGTTTGCCGGCTTCTGGATGCCTGTTCAGTTTGAAGGGGTGAATGTGGAACACGAAACCGTTCGTAATGGTGTTGGTGTGTTTGACGTTTCGCATATGGGAGAGTTCTGGATCCGGGGACCAAGGTCCCTTGACCTCATTCAGTACATCACCTCCAACGATGCTTCCAGATTAACGGACGGAAAAGTTCAGTACTCCTGTTTTCCGAATGGAAAAGGAGGAATTGTGGATGATCTGCTGGTCTACCGTATGGCTGATCAGGAATACTTGCTGGTTGTGAACGCTGCCAACATCGAAAAAGACTGGAACTGGGTGAAACTGCATGGTGAGAAGATGGGGCTGAAGACCGGTACGGAGATGGTGAATGCCTCTGACGAATATGCACAGCTGGCTGTCCAGGGTCCGCTGGCAATGAAGGCGATGCAGAAACTGACGCCTGAACCTGTCGTTGATATGGAGTATTATACCCATCGAACGGTTGAATTTGCAGGTGTGAAGGATGTACTTTTTGCAACCACAGGGTACACCGGATCAGGCGGGTGCGAGATCTATATGAAAAACGAAGTCGCTCCCCTGATCTACGAAGCAGTTTTTGAAGCAGGGAAAGAATTCGGGATCAAACCCATTGGTCTGGGAGCGCGCGACACGCTGCGCCTCGAGATGGGCTTCTGCTTATATGGCAACGATATCGATGATGCCACCAGCCCCATTGAAGCTGGCCTGGGATGGATTACGAAATTTACGGATTATAAGAACTTCATTGATAAGGAATATCTCCTCAGACAAAAGCAGGAAGGAGTGACACGGCGCTTGAAAGGCTTTGAAATGATCGACAGGGGAATTCCCAGGCAGCATTACCCGATCCTGAATGAAGCAGGGGAAAGGATCGGTGAGGTGACCTCCGGAACGATGGCGCCCACACTTAAAAAGGCCGTTGGAATGGGATACGTGAAAAACGGATACTGGGACCAGGACAAGGAGATTTACATTGACATCCGTGGAAAGTCGCTAAAAGCGAAGATCGTGAAACTGCCCTTTTATCAACCCTAG
- a CDS encoding DUF4294 domain-containing protein, which produces MKRSLFFLSMAMIIVTTGYGQGTKQLIARATVENGDTIIVMNLPTVFIYADYAWGRKHQKLIRNIRKVYPYAHLAGQKLNEYSVILAAATDEKQVKEITQQAEEDLKKQYKQELEKLTISQGKILIKLVDRETGHCTYELVQELRGEFRAFFWQSFARIFGYNLKTDYDPLGEDRDIEEIVCLIEKGLL; this is translated from the coding sequence ATGAAGAGATCACTCTTTTTTCTTTCAATGGCAATGATCATTGTAACAACAGGTTACGGACAGGGAACCAAACAACTTATTGCCAGGGCAACCGTTGAAAATGGCGATACGATCATCGTGATGAACCTGCCCACTGTTTTTATTTATGCTGACTATGCGTGGGGCCGCAAGCATCAGAAACTAATACGAAATATCCGGAAAGTTTACCCCTATGCGCATCTGGCCGGTCAAAAACTCAATGAATACAGCGTGATCCTGGCCGCTGCCACCGATGAAAAACAGGTCAAAGAGATCACTCAGCAGGCTGAGGAAGACCTCAAGAAACAATACAAGCAAGAACTTGAAAAGCTGACCATTTCACAGGGCAAAATCCTGATCAAGCTGGTTGACCGCGAAACAGGGCACTGCACCTATGAACTGGTGCAGGAATTGCGCGGTGAGTTCAGGGCCTTTTTCTGGCAATCCTTCGCACGCATCTTCGGCTATAACCTTAAGACAGACTATGATCCGCTTGGAGAGGACCGCGACATAGAAGAGATCGTCTGCCTGATAGAAAAAGGACTCCTATAA
- the tig gene encoding trigger factor — MNITQESTGQLTATIHINLEETDYQENVEKTLREHRRKVTMPGFRPGMVPYGMIKRMYGKAILAEEIQKLISENLEKYIKDHQLDILGQPLSSQERNEKIDFENQTSFDFYFDIGLSPEIDLELNDSLEVPYHTIAVDDKMVDDSVSDILRRHGTLVDTETAGQEDTVRGEITELDENGEPKRDGIIHNTIIAVNYVKDDSIREQFIGKGKGDVIVFNPLTATGDAVETAQMLGIKKEHAEILTSDFRLTIDQVQRLQPAQLNEELYQQLFPAEKIATEKEFRELLRKDIARSMTPETDQQFMNGVIRMLMERSNIQLPDEFLKRYLLEANENKASKDDIERDYDKYAKSLKWQLLENKLIREHNLGVSEEEIRDYILGYFKARYPEEKHEHEHGHEHETGLEEEPAAESISPGEKDDDAKYRSLVDYVMKNEEEVRKINDHLFDLKLRELFKNKLKVNYSEVPISEFIRLTEETKNQNTRL; from the coding sequence ATGAACATCACCCAGGAATCAACCGGTCAGCTTACGGCAACGATCCACATAAACCTTGAAGAAACCGACTATCAGGAGAATGTCGAAAAAACGCTGCGTGAACACCGCCGGAAAGTGACCATGCCGGGTTTCCGCCCTGGCATGGTGCCGTACGGGATGATCAAACGCATGTACGGGAAGGCAATTCTGGCAGAGGAGATCCAGAAGCTGATCAGTGAAAACCTGGAAAAGTACATCAAGGATCATCAGCTGGATATCCTCGGTCAGCCGCTTTCAAGCCAGGAGCGAAACGAAAAGATCGACTTTGAGAACCAGACATCCTTTGATTTCTACTTTGATATTGGCCTGAGCCCTGAAATTGACCTGGAGTTGAACGACAGCCTGGAAGTTCCGTACCATACCATAGCGGTAGATGACAAAATGGTGGATGATTCCGTCAGCGACATACTTCGCCGGCACGGAACCCTGGTGGATACGGAAACCGCCGGGCAGGAAGATACGGTCAGGGGTGAGATCACTGAGCTGGATGAAAACGGGGAGCCAAAACGGGATGGGATAATTCATAACACAATCATTGCAGTGAATTATGTCAAAGATGACAGCATCAGGGAACAGTTCATCGGAAAAGGCAAGGGAGACGTGATCGTTTTCAATCCGCTGACAGCGACGGGTGATGCCGTTGAAACTGCCCAGATGCTCGGGATCAAGAAAGAGCATGCAGAGATCCTTACCTCCGATTTCCGGCTGACGATCGACCAGGTCCAGCGCCTCCAACCCGCGCAACTGAATGAGGAATTATATCAACAGCTCTTTCCCGCGGAAAAAATCGCCACGGAAAAGGAATTCCGTGAACTGCTCCGGAAAGACATCGCCCGGTCGATGACACCGGAAACCGACCAGCAGTTCATGAACGGCGTCATCCGGATGTTGATGGAACGATCGAATATTCAACTGCCCGATGAGTTCCTGAAACGTTACCTGCTTGAAGCCAACGAAAATAAAGCCAGTAAGGACGATATTGAAAGAGATTACGATAAATACGCCAAAAGCCTTAAATGGCAACTGCTTGAAAACAAGCTGATCCGGGAGCACAACCTTGGGGTATCGGAAGAGGAGATCCGCGACTACATCCTGGGCTATTTTAAAGCACGGTACCCGGAGGAAAAACACGAGCACGAACACGGGCACGAACATGAAACCGGACTCGAGGAAGAACCGGCAGCTGAATCCATAAGCCCCGGGGAAAAAGATGACGATGCAAAGTATCGTTCCCTGGTGGATTATGTAATGAAAAACGAAGAGGAAGTCCGTAAGATCAACGACCACCTCTTCGATCTTAAACTGAGGGAACTGTTTAAAAACAAACTGAAGGTCAATTACAGTGAAGTACCTATCAGTGAATTTATTCGTTTGACCGAGGAAACAAAAAATCAAAACACACGCCTATGA
- a CDS encoding heavy metal-associated domain-containing protein — MKNRLVISMIIIELFMMISGDLYAQKEEKNEKIIVKTSLQCDMCKERIINDLSFEKGVKDVLVNVEEKTVTVHYNSDKTTPEKIRVAISKIGYDADDVPADPTAYAKLPKCCQKGGH, encoded by the coding sequence ATGAAAAACAGATTAGTTATTTCAATGATTATTATTGAATTATTTATGATGATTTCAGGAGATTTGTATGCTCAGAAGGAGGAGAAGAATGAAAAAATTATCGTTAAAACATCACTTCAATGTGATATGTGTAAAGAAAGGATTATAAATGATTTATCATTTGAAAAAGGCGTGAAAGATGTTCTGGTGAATGTTGAAGAAAAGACGGTAACTGTTCACTATAATTCTGATAAGACGACACCAGAAAAGATCCGGGTAGCCATTTCAAAGATTGGTTATGATGCTGATGACGTTCCAGCGGATCCCACCGCCTATGCAAAACTTCCAAAGTGCTGCCAGAAAGGCGGACATTGA
- the clpX gene encoding ATP-dependent Clp protease ATP-binding subunit ClpX, which produces MARDYEKCSFCGRSKRETNMLIAGMDAHICDYCVAQAQAIIAEEMTSRSQDQISSLEVHKPAEIKAYLDLYVIGQEEAKKVISVAVYNHYKRIMQQRGAKEQSDVEIEKSNIILVGETGTGKTLLARTIARLLRVPFCIADATVFTEAGYVGEDVESILTRLLQAADYNVAAAERGIVFIDEIDKISRKSDNPSITRDVSGEGVQQALLKLLEGSIVNVPPQGGRKHPEQKMIAVNTQDILFIAGGAFDGIDKKIASRLQTNLIGYNVSKEKESIDRDNILQYIAPPDLKSFGLIPEIVGRLPVITYLNPLDRESLRRILTEPKNAIIKQFVKLFEMDHIRLTFEEAVLDYIVDKSIEFRLGARGLRSILEAIMTDAMFELPSDKSIRQLNVTAAYAEEKLRKTNLSRLKVA; this is translated from the coding sequence ATGGCCAGGGATTACGAAAAATGCTCTTTCTGCGGCAGGTCAAAGCGCGAGACCAACATGCTCATAGCGGGGATGGATGCCCACATCTGTGATTACTGTGTAGCACAGGCGCAGGCCATCATTGCCGAAGAAATGACCAGCCGAAGCCAGGATCAGATCTCCTCGCTGGAAGTCCACAAGCCGGCAGAGATCAAGGCCTACCTCGACCTGTACGTCATCGGCCAGGAAGAAGCCAAGAAGGTCATCTCCGTGGCGGTCTACAATCACTACAAGCGCATCATGCAGCAAAGGGGTGCCAAGGAGCAGAGTGATGTGGAGATCGAGAAGTCCAACATCATCCTGGTCGGGGAAACCGGTACGGGAAAGACCCTGCTGGCCCGGACCATTGCGCGGTTGCTGCGGGTCCCTTTCTGCATTGCCGATGCAACCGTGTTTACGGAAGCCGGATACGTGGGGGAAGATGTGGAGAGCATCCTCACGCGCTTGCTGCAGGCCGCCGACTATAACGTTGCTGCCGCAGAGCGTGGCATTGTTTTTATCGACGAGATCGACAAGATCTCCCGCAAAAGCGACAATCCCTCCATCACACGCGACGTTTCAGGCGAAGGCGTGCAGCAGGCCCTGCTTAAACTGCTGGAAGGTTCCATCGTTAACGTTCCGCCGCAAGGCGGACGTAAGCACCCTGAACAAAAAATGATCGCAGTCAATACGCAGGACATCCTTTTCATTGCCGGCGGAGCGTTTGACGGTATCGATAAAAAGATCGCCTCCCGGCTCCAGACCAACCTGATCGGCTATAACGTCAGCAAAGAAAAAGAATCCATTGACCGCGATAACATCTTGCAGTACATCGCCCCCCCGGATCTGAAAAGCTTTGGTCTGATCCCGGAGATCGTCGGACGGCTCCCGGTGATTACCTACCTTAACCCGCTCGACAGAGAATCTTTGCGCCGCATTCTCACAGAGCCGAAAAATGCGATCATCAAGCAATTCGTTAAGCTCTTCGAAATGGATCACATCCGGCTGACCTTCGAGGAAGCCGTTCTGGATTATATCGTGGATAAATCAATTGAGTTCCGGCTGGGTGCCCGTGGTTTGCGTTCCATTCTTGAGGCCATCATGACCGATGCCATGTTCGAATTGCCTTCCGACAAATCAATCCGGCAACTCAATGTCACAGCAGCCTATGCTGAAGAAAAGCTCAGGAAGACGAATCTATCCCGCCTGAAAGTGGCATAA